The genomic DNA CAAAGGATGTGGTGGTAAAGCGCCTGTGCGTTATTGGATGCATAATAATATGATTACCATCAACGGACAAAAGATGGGAAAGTCGTTAGGTAATTTTATTAATCTGGACGAGTTTTTTAGTGGCTCGCATAGTTTATTAAAGCAGGCATATAGCCCTATGACTGTGCGCTTTTATATGTTGCAGGCGCATTATCGCAGCACACTCGACTTTAGTAACGAGGCATTGCAAGCAGCAGAAAAAGCCTTACAGCGAATTATGGCTGCGTATGATACTTTACAAACGTTAAAACCCTCCGCTGCCTCTACGGTAAATGTAAATGAGATTAGCGAAAAATGTTTTGCTGCACTCAACGATGATTTGAACACAGCCATTGCCTTATCACATATATTTGATGCAGTACGTATTATTAATTCCGCACAAGGGAATACAGAAGAGCTAAACGAAAATGATTTGCATTTGCTACAAAAATTGTTTGATGATATGGTGTTTACCATATTAGGATTGAAAAGCGAAAAATCGGAAGGCAACAACGATACAGAAGGCCTGATGCAATTGATAGTAAGCTTGCGTGCTGATGCACGCAGTCGTAAAGACTTTGCTGCCAGCGATAAAATTCGTGACGAACTTCTCAGGATTGGCATTCAGCTTAAAGATGGTAAAGAAGGTGTTACGTGGGAACGTATTTAGAAAAGCAGCCTACCTGCTTAAATACAAATTCCTCTCTGAATAAATTTTTGTAAAAAACTCATCGTTCAAGTCATCTATAAAGTAGATGGCTTCTCCGGTTGATTTCATTTCAGGACCAAGTTCCTTATTTACATCCTGGAATTTTTCGAAACTAAACACCGGTATTTTTATAGCGTATCCTTTTTGAATTGGATTGAAAGTAAAGTCAGATAGTTTTTTTTCTCCCAGCATCAACTTGGTTGCATAATTTACATAGGGTTCGCTGTATGCTTTTGCTATAAAAGGCACCGTGCGAGATGCGCGCGGGTTAGCCTCTATCACATACACCACTTCGTCTTTAATGGCAAACTGAATATTGATAAGACCTTTTACCTGCATTGCTTTAGCAATGCGGGCGGTATAATCTCTAATCTGATTAATCACATGATCGCTTAAATCGAAAGGCGGGAGCACTGCATTGCTATCTCCACTATGAATGCCTGCGGGCTCAATGTGTTCCATGATACCAATGATGTAACTATTATCTCCATCACAAATGGCATCGGCTTCGGCTTCTATAGCACGTTCAAGAAAGTGATCGAGCAATACTTTGTTGCCGGGTATATCATTGAGTAAATTAATAACATGTTGTTCCAACTCCTGCTCATTGATAACTATTTTCATGCTTTGTCCTCCCAACACATAAGAAGGGCGCACCAATAGCGGGAATCCTAATTGTCGTGAAAGCGCAATTGCCTGATCGGCATCTTCTATCACACCAAACTTTGGATACGGAATTTTTAAATCGCGAAGCAACGTTGAAAAGCTTCCGCGATCTTCTGCCAAATCAAGCGATTTAAAACTTGTACCTATAATTTTTATTCCATAGCGATCAAGCTTTTCAGCAAGCTTCAAAGCGGTTTGTCCACCAAGTTGAACAATGACACCTTCGGGCTTTTCGTGTAAAATGATATCGTAAATATGTTCCCAGAAAACCGGTTCAAAATATAGCTTATCACTTATATCAAAATCGGTACTTACGGTTTCAGGATTACAATTAATCATGATAGTTTCGTAACCACATTCACGCGCAGCAAGTACACCATGTACACAACTATAATCAAACTCTATACCCTGACCAATGCGATTGGGCCCACTGCCAAGCACAATTATTTTTTTTCGGTCGCTTGCTATGCTTTCATTTTCCTGATCGAACGTGGAATAATAATACGGTGTTTTTGCTTCAAACTCTGCAGCACAGGTATCAACTAATTTCCATACTCGTTTTATTTCAAATTCATGTCGCTTATGAAACACCTGACTTTCGAGGCAGCCAATAAGATGGGCAATTTGCCGGTCGGCATACCCTTTTACTTTGGCTTCATAGAGCATCTCTTTAGAAACTGTATCAATTGTATATTTGCGTAAGTCCTGTTCAAATAAAACCAACTCTTCTATTTGGCGCAAAAACCAGGTATCAATCTTTGTAAGTTTATGAATAGTAGTAACAGGAATTCCTAATTTGAGTGCATCGTAAATATGAAACAGCCTGTTCCAACTTGGATTAGCCAGGCTCTCAAGCAAAAAATTCTGATCTTTATTTTCACGGCCATCCGCACCAAGACCATTGCGCTTTATTTCAAGCGACTGTGCTGCCTTTTGCAATGCTTCCTGAAAACTACGACCTATACCCATTGCCTCTCCAACCGACTTCATTTGCAAACCAAGGTGCCTATCGGCACCCTTGAATTTATCAAAATTCCAACGTGGAATTTTTACAATCACATAATCTATGGTAGGCTCAAAAAATGCAGATGTGGTTTTGGTAATCTGATTTTTTAATTCATCAAGATGATAACCAATAGCTAGCTTGGCAGCAATTTTTGCAATGGGATAGCCGGTAGCTTTACTAGCCAATGCCGAGGACCGCGATACTCGCGGGTTAATTTCGATTACTATAATTTCTTCTTCGTCTTCCGGATTCAATGCAAACTGAATGTTGCATCCACCGGCAAAATGCCCAATGCCATTCATACACTTAATGGCAAGATCGCGCATACGCTGATACGTGACATCGCTAAGGGTCATGGCCGGTGCTACCGTTACACTATCACCGGTGTGAATTCCCATGGGGTCAAAATTTTCTATCGAACAAATGATGATGACATTGCCATTGCCATCACGCAATAATTCAAGTTCATACTCTTTCCATCCTTTAATGCTCTTTTCAATCAATACTTCGTGCACAGGGGAAGCATGCAAACCACGTGTAAGCGCCTGATCAAAATCGGCCGCTTCATTTACAAACCCACCTCCGGTTCCACCTAAGGTAAAGGATGGCCGTATTACTAATGGGAAACCAATTTCCTGAGCAATCTCTTTGCCTTCAAGAAAAGAAGTTGCTGTTCTGCCTTTGCAAACACCTGCATTTAACTCTATCATTCGTAAACGAAAAAGTTCTCGGTCTTCAGTAGTGCGAATGGCATCTGTGTTTACACCAATCATTTCTACCTGATACTTTTTCCATATACCTGCTTTTTCACATTCAATTGCAAGATTCAAAGCAGTTTGGCCTCCCATAGTAGGCAGTACGGCATCTATTTTATGCTTCTCAAGAATTTCAACTATTGATTTTCGTGTAAGGGGTTTTAAATAAACATTGTCGGCAGTAATGGGGTCGGTCATGATGGTTGCAG from Bacteroidota bacterium includes the following:
- the carB gene encoding carbamoyl-phosphate synthase large subunit, producing MPRNQNLKSVLIIGSGPIIIGQACEFDYSGTQAARSLKEEGIEVTLINSNPATIMTDPITADNVYLKPLTRKSIVEILEKHKIDAVLPTMGGQTALNLAIECEKAGIWKKYQVEMIGVNTDAIRTTEDRELFRLRMIELNAGVCKGRTATSFLEGKEIAQEIGFPLVIRPSFTLGGTGGGFVNEAADFDQALTRGLHASPVHEVLIEKSIKGWKEYELELLRDGNGNVIIICSIENFDPMGIHTGDSVTVAPAMTLSDVTYQRMRDLAIKCMNGIGHFAGGCNIQFALNPEDEEEIIVIEINPRVSRSSALASKATGYPIAKIAAKLAIGYHLDELKNQITKTTSAFFEPTIDYVIVKIPRWNFDKFKGADRHLGLQMKSVGEAMGIGRSFQEALQKAAQSLEIKRNGLGADGRENKDQNFLLESLANPSWNRLFHIYDALKLGIPVTTIHKLTKIDTWFLRQIEELVLFEQDLRKYTIDTVSKEMLYEAKVKGYADRQIAHLIGCLESQVFHKRHEFEIKRVWKLVDTCAAEFEAKTPYYYSTFDQENESIASDRKKIIVLGSGPNRIGQGIEFDYSCVHGVLAARECGYETIMINCNPETVSTDFDISDKLYFEPVFWEHIYDIILHEKPEGVIVQLGGQTALKLAEKLDRYGIKIIGTSFKSLDLAEDRGSFSTLLRDLKIPYPKFGVIEDADQAIALSRQLGFPLLVRPSYVLGGQSMKIVINEQELEQHVINLLNDIPGNKVLLDHFLERAIEAEADAICDGDNSYIIGIMEHIEPAGIHSGDSNAVLPPFDLSDHVINQIRDYTARIAKAMQVKGLINIQFAIKDEVVYVIEANPRASRTVPFIAKAYSEPYVNYATKLMLGEKKLSDFTFNPIQKGYAIKIPVFSFEKFQDVNKELGPEMKSTGEAIYFIDDLNDEFFTKIYSERNLYLSR